The segment GGCCTCCTGGGCGAGGACGATAAAGTGCCGAGCATTTCTGGTTACGAGGCACCGGCCCTCGCCGGCCGCATAGGCAAGCTGCTCTCGATCTGACATCTGGAGGTTTCCGGCCTCGATGGCACTCACCACATCAATACCCTTCTTCCGAAGCTGCACGGCAATCTTGGGAGAAAGATCTTCATCCAGATAGAATTTCACGCGAGCGATACCAGGCCGCGATACCTGGCCTCAATAACCTCGTGTGTCAGGGCCGCATTCTCCCGGATTTCCGCGTCAATCTCCTGAGGATACCTTCGGTAGTAGAGCAGGCACGCCTTGACTTGCGCGGCCGAGAGTTGGGGAAGCGCTTTCCGGAGCATACGCTCGTCGCGTCCGGCGGCCAAATAGTCCCGTATGACCTCCCACACTCCGAGCCCGCTGCCGGCGACCTTGGCTTCACGTCCCCCGGGTTCATCGGCGAAATAGACTCCCGGGCACTCCCGCATGCGCAACGCCTCCTCGATCAGGTCTTGCGTCACCTCGGAAAAGGTACGGCGCGAACGCCTGGCAATCCGATCAATCTCAGCCCGAAGCTGCGGCCGCAGCCGTAATGTCTTCGTTGGCGTTGTCATGAGCAGACCTCCGTATCAGGTTCTGCACCACAGTGTAGCACACTGTATTCTCAAAGTCAGGCTGCTCGTGTTGACCACTTCGATCGCGAATCACACTACTGTCCTGTGTCTGAGATTCGTCGCCTATTTCTGGTCGTCATTCCGGCCAAGCCCGCATAGCGGGCGCGAGCCGGAATCCAGGGAATTGTACGAGTTCTGGATTCCCGTTCCCGCTTAACGCTTGCGGGGACAAGGCTCGCGGGAACGACGGTACAGAGCGTGCCGATTTCTCCATCGAACCTCCGATTAGGCACCCTACGCTCCAGCGGCTATTCTCGTGGGGGGAATGTGGTTGTGTGGGCGCCGCATAGCTGGGCTTCGTCCCTTAACCCATCCCACCGTGCTACACTGCCGAGCCGAGCAGCTTCTTTAGATCGTCTCGCCAGTCGCGATCCGCGTATTCGCCCTCGTCCAGGACTTGAAAACGGAAGGTCTCATCCCGGAAGTCTTCCGCGAGTTTTTGCCAGGGGACTTTGTATCCGACCTGCTCAAAATAACGGCCCACTTTCTGCTTGTAGTTGGTATCTTCGTTTCCTTTGAGATGCTTGCCCTTGCTTTCGACCACAACCACCGAGGCGACCGGCTTTTTATTGTGGCCCTGTTGAACGACGAAATCCGGATAGATTTTATTCCGCTTGTACCCTTGGATTGAGAAGCACTGCGCGCCAACGAGATTTCGATACCACCACAGGACTTCGGGATGTCTGTCGAGGTACAGCGCAACTGACTTTTCGTAGTCGTTGAGGTCATCCGGCACGTAATCGAAGAGGGACCGTTGGACCGGCTCGTGGTCGTCATGGATCAGCCTCTTTGTTCCCCGAATCTCGATCTTCGGTGGAATTTCAAATCGCCCTTCGACACATTCGAGATAGAAGCCGAGTCGTTTATTCTTGAATAGCGCCTCAAACGCTTCTTGGGTTTGGTGGTCCGTCCCGCGCTCGATTAGCCCCCTAATCTTTTCACGCACCTCAAACTTGACCAGCCCTAATCGACCTGAAAGCTCCGGGGTGAGTTGGTGCAAACGCTCAGTGACCCGATCCACGATCTCTCGTAGCTGCTTCTGGCTGAAGTAATCAAACGGCAGGCTGGCTACCAACCAAGCCTTCACCTGTTCATCGGTCTCAGGAGTCGCCGATTCGCGTTCCGCCACACGCTCCAGATCATCTTGTTCCAGGGTCAGCCGATAGATGGAATCCCTTGCGGCTTCCAGCGCCGCCGCCATGTTCCAGTCTATGTCGGCATAATCGAATCGTGTCACATCGACTTGGCTGAGTAAATGCCGGAAATAGTCGAGGACATCGTACTTGTCTCCGTGCTTGACGCAAAAGCGAGGGAGATAGATCTTGCCCTCGAACTCCCGATAATAACGGCGGAATTCTTCACGAATGCCGGCCACGCGCTTCTGCCCGGCCTTGCCGTCGTCGGCGCTGCGGTCAACGACACTCGCCGCGTCGCCTTCGTAGCCCTCCTGTTCCAGCGCCTTCTTGACCTCACGGGAAATATCCTCCGCCTTTCGTTTTGCGCAGAACACATAGCTCTCGTTCAACTCGTCGAACGGCGTCCTCTCTACATAAGGTTGTCGAAGCACCCGCCCTACCAGTTGCGTCATACTCTGCTGGCTGCCAGTGTTATTGAGCGAAACCAGAATGTAGGCAAACGGGCAATCCCATCCCTCTTGTAAGGCCGCCTTGGTGATGATCCATTCCACAGGGCAGCCTTCGGCCAGGAGGTCCATATCCTCGATATCGTTCTTATCTGAAGTCTTTATCGCGATGGCCGATTCATGGACGCCCTCCCTCTGCATCAGGTATTCCTTCACGTCTTCGCTGTGAACGAGGCCGGTGTCCCGCTGATCCTCCCCTGTCCGCTCGACCTGAACCAGTACGATCGGGCGAATGAGCTTCTCGGTTGCCCTGTAGTGCTGCTCCGCCAGCTTCGTCAAGCGCTCCCGCTTTTCCCGCGCCTGCGTCAGGCAGTTCTTCCAGGATGGCTGGTTGGAATTTGCGATGTTGATCGGCAACTTAATCATCTGTTCTTCAAGTAATTCCTTACCGGTTACCCGAACCAGGACGTTGGCATCCTTATGCGGTGTAGCCGACAGTTCCACCACAATTGAGGCATTGAATCCCTCGATGGTCTTACGAGCCAGGTCGCTGGTGGCCTTGTGCCCTTCGTCCAAGATGACCGCCGGCTCATAAAGACGGACTAAGTTGCCGAGCGAAGTCTTGACCAATCCCCCATCACGCCCATCCTCATCTCCAAGCATG is part of the Candidatus Methylomirabilota bacterium genome and harbors:
- a CDS encoding restriction endonuclease subunit R codes for the protein MQLKRYQERVIREVKLFLEALAAQQAAGNRYASLGAWDDAKRQFFIKGDYHPRKNGLGKDLPTFCIKVPTGGGKTLLATQILGLVYQTILKNRNGSGLVLWVVPSDQIYKDTLKALRDRRHFYRESLEFALSRRIEVWEKHEIFRLTPGQLHSNLNILLLKLASTNRETREQLKFFRDSGGNIVQHFPPENDPEQHKALKSRFLNLDMLGDEDGRDGGLVKTSLGNLVRLYEPAVILDEGHKATSDLARKTIEGFNASIVVELSATPHKDANVLVRVTGKELLEEQMIKLPINIANSNQPSWKNCLTQAREKRERLTKLAEQHYRATEKLIRPIVLVQVERTGEDQRDTGLVHSEDVKEYLMQREGVHESAIAIKTSDKNDIEDMDLLAEGCPVEWIITKAALQEGWDCPFAYILVSLNNTGSQQSMTQLVGRVLRQPYVERTPFDELNESYVFCAKRKAEDISREVKKALEQEGYEGDAASVVDRSADDGKAGQKRVAGIREEFRRYYREFEGKIYLPRFCVKHGDKYDVLDYFRHLLSQVDVTRFDYADIDWNMAAALEAARDSIYRLTLEQDDLERVAERESATPETDEQVKAWLVASLPFDYFSQKQLREIVDRVTERLHQLTPELSGRLGLVKFEVREKIRGLIERGTDHQTQEAFEALFKNKRLGFYLECVEGRFEIPPKIEIRGTKRLIHDDHEPVQRSLFDYVPDDLNDYEKSVALYLDRHPEVLWWYRNLVGAQCFSIQGYKRNKIYPDFVVQQGHNKKPVASVVVVESKGKHLKGNEDTNYKQKVGRYFEQVGYKVPWQKLAEDFRDETFRFQVLDEGEYADRDWRDDLKKLLGSAV